The following proteins are co-located in the Clostridiales bacterium genome:
- a CDS encoding cupin domain-containing protein: MSNKVMKNIEASKVQALSELVAYQEGQVVSKTLVQNPNVSLTLFSFDQGEEISTHASHGDALVYVIDGQADVTIGSEQYLVSAGETILMPAETPHAVSAPTRMKFMLTVVF, from the coding sequence ATGAGTAATAAGGTTATGAAAAATATTGAAGCGTCAAAGGTTCAGGCGCTTTCGGAATTGGTTGCATATCAGGAGGGCCAGGTCGTTAGCAAAACTCTCGTCCAAAACCCTAACGTCAGTCTTACTCTGTTTTCTTTTGATCAAGGAGAGGAAATTAGTACCCATGCTTCCCATGGCGATGCACTGGTCTATGTGATAGACGGGCAAGCTGACGTCACAATTGGCAGTGAACAATACTTAGTCAGTGCGGGAGAAACCATACTGATGCCTGCAGAAACCCCTCATGCGGTATCTGCACCTACTAGAATGAAGTTTATGCTGACTGTGGTCTTTTAG
- a CDS encoding aminotransferase class V-fold PLP-dependent enzyme — MYSFLCDYSEGAHPQILDALNRTNLEQTEGYGMDPHCREAAALIQRHIGREDADIHFFVGGTQTNLTAISAFLRPHHAVIAASTAHIQVHETGAIEATGHKILLKSSADGKLTPAHIQAALDEHEDEHMAKPKLVYISNSTEIGSIYLKAEIEQLSLICRSNGLILYMDGARLGSALSSRENDMTLQDIAGLVDAFYIGGTKNGALMGEALVICREDLKEDFRYHIKQRGGLLAKGRLLGIQFEELFRDHLYFELAAHANRMAGLLNECFLDLNCSFLTHSPSNQIFPILPNEIINKLEEDYAFYRWKKTDDTHSAIRLVTSWATEEKDVQRFIDQLKNYYGK; from the coding sequence ATGTACAGTTTTTTATGTGATTACAGTGAAGGCGCCCATCCCCAAATTTTAGATGCTCTGAACCGGACAAACCTTGAGCAGACCGAAGGCTACGGTATGGACCCCCATTGCAGGGAAGCGGCGGCTCTGATCCAGCGGCATATCGGCAGAGAAGATGCGGACATCCATTTCTTCGTCGGCGGCACCCAGACGAATCTAACAGCGATTTCTGCGTTTTTAAGGCCCCATCACGCTGTTATTGCTGCTTCCACAGCTCATATTCAGGTTCACGAAACCGGAGCGATAGAAGCAACCGGCCATAAAATCCTTTTAAAATCTTCTGCTGACGGCAAACTGACTCCAGCTCATATTCAAGCAGCCCTCGATGAGCATGAGGATGAGCATATGGCAAAACCTAAATTGGTGTACATTTCCAATTCTACAGAAATAGGTTCTATTTATCTCAAGGCGGAAATCGAGCAGCTAAGTCTTATCTGCAGATCGAATGGTTTAATTCTTTATATGGATGGGGCTCGTTTAGGCTCTGCACTTTCTTCAAGGGAAAATGACATGACATTGCAGGATATTGCTGGCCTAGTTGATGCCTTCTATATTGGAGGAACCAAAAACGGTGCTCTGATGGGTGAAGCACTGGTCATTTGCAGGGAGGATCTGAAAGAAGACTTTCGGTATCATATCAAGCAGAGAGGCGGTCTACTTGCAAAAGGCAGACTCCTGGGAATTCAATTTGAAGAGTTGTTTCGTGATCATTTATATTTTGAGCTTGCGGCTCACGCAAACCGGATGGCCGGGCTACTAAATGAATGTTTTCTAGACTTAAACTGCAGTTTTTTAACACACTCGCCGTCAAACCAAATCTTCCCCATCCTGCCAAATGAAATCATAAACAAGTTAGAGGAAGATTATGCTTTCTACCGATGGAAAAAAACAGATGATACCCACTCAGCAATCCGCTTGGTTACCTCCTGGGCTACAGAAGAAAAGGATGTGCAGCGATTTATCGATCAACTGAAAAACTATTACGGCAAATGA
- a CDS encoding CTP synthase, producing the protein MTKFIFVTGGVVSGLGKGITAASLGRLLKARGLKIAAQKLDPYINVDPGTMSPYQHGEVFVTEDGAETDLDLGHYERFIDEDLNKYSNLTTGKVYWNVLSKERAGEYLGSTVQVIPHVTNEIKKFIYSVGENSHADVVITEIGGTTGDIESQPFLEAIRQVSLEVGKENCLFMHVTLVPYIKGSGEHKSKPTQHSVKELRALGISPDIIVTRADEPIEDEIKQKIALFCNVKPDCVIENITVPVLYEAPMMLEESGLSEIVCRELHLDCCATYDMGEWISMLDRIRKRDKAVTIAIVGKYVKLHDAYLSVAEALNHAGYENGCIVNIKWVDSEEVTEQTAASLLGDCSGILVPGGFGDRGIQGKIAAAGFAREHNIPYLGICLGMQIAVIEFAQKVLGLSEANSSEFDVDGCHSVIDFMPDQYGDIPKGGTMRLGAYPCSIKAGSMMEKAYGKDHISERHRHRYEFNNKYRELVEGSGMVITGTSPDGRLVEAVEIPTNDFYVGVQYHPEFKSRPNQAHPLFREFVKAALFSK; encoded by the coding sequence ATGACAAAGTTTATCTTTGTTACAGGAGGAGTTGTATCGGGTCTTGGAAAAGGGATTACCGCTGCGTCACTTGGGCGGCTGTTGAAGGCCAGAGGCCTAAAGATTGCAGCACAGAAGCTGGATCCTTATATCAATGTGGACCCGGGTACCATGAGTCCGTACCAGCACGGAGAGGTATTTGTAACGGAGGATGGTGCGGAAACAGATCTGGACCTTGGACACTATGAACGGTTTATCGATGAAGATTTAAATAAGTATTCCAACCTGACCACAGGAAAGGTTTACTGGAATGTTTTGTCCAAAGAAAGAGCAGGGGAGTATCTGGGCAGCACGGTTCAGGTCATTCCTCATGTGACGAACGAAATTAAGAAATTTATTTATTCCGTTGGAGAAAATAGTCATGCTGATGTTGTTATTACAGAAATCGGCGGAACAACAGGGGATATTGAAAGTCAGCCCTTTCTTGAAGCGATAAGACAGGTGTCCCTTGAAGTGGGAAAAGAAAATTGCCTGTTTATGCATGTAACGCTTGTTCCCTATATCAAGGGTTCCGGAGAACATAAATCAAAACCCACGCAGCACTCTGTCAAGGAACTCAGAGCGCTTGGAATTTCTCCAGATATTATTGTCACAAGAGCGGACGAGCCTATTGAAGATGAGATCAAACAAAAAATTGCATTGTTTTGCAATGTAAAGCCTGATTGCGTCATAGAAAATATTACGGTTCCGGTTTTATATGAGGCACCGATGATGCTTGAGGAAAGTGGTTTGTCGGAGATCGTTTGCAGAGAACTTCATTTGGATTGCTGTGCAACATATGACATGGGAGAATGGATCTCCATGCTTGACCGCATCAGAAAAAGAGACAAAGCGGTAACCATTGCCATTGTCGGCAAGTATGTAAAGCTCCATGATGCCTATTTGTCCGTTGCGGAAGCACTCAATCATGCTGGCTATGAAAACGGATGCATCGTCAATATCAAGTGGGTTGACTCAGAAGAGGTGACAGAGCAAACAGCAGCGTCTCTTCTTGGAGACTGCAGCGGAATTCTCGTTCCCGGAGGATTTGGAGACCGGGGAATTCAAGGTAAAATTGCAGCAGCGGGATTTGCCCGTGAACATAACATTCCCTATCTGGGAATCTGCTTAGGAATGCAAATTGCAGTGATTGAGTTTGCACAGAAGGTGCTGGGCCTTTCTGAGGCCAATTCCAGCGAATTTGATGTAGACGGATGTCACTCTGTTATAGATTTCATGCCAGATCAGTACGGTGATATCCCCAAGGGAGGAACCATGCGTCTAGGTGCTTATCCCTGCAGTATTAAAGCCGGAAGCATGATGGAAAAGGCATATGGGAAAGATCACATCAGCGAACGCCACAGACATCGTTATGAATTTAACAACAAATATCGTGAATTGGTAGAAGGCAGCGGGATGGTTATAACCGGAACGTCACCGGATGGAAGACTGGTTGAAGCTGTTGAAATTCCAACAAACGATTTCTACGTTGGCGTGCAATATCACCCCGAATTTAAAAGCCGGCCCAATCAGGCCCATCCCTTGTTCCGGGAATTTGTAAAGGCGGCCTTGTTTAGTAAATAA
- a CDS encoding FAD-dependent oxidoreductase encodes MKTKQLKEDLFWVGNQDPDLRIFDIIMYTEFGTSYNSYVLKGSEKSMVFETSKAKFSEDYLEKLTGIIPLNEIDYIIVSHTEPDHSGTIEKLLEINPKLKLVGTSAAINFMKEICNKDFNSVIVKDGDKLSLGNKTLKFISAPNLHWPDTMFTFVEEDGILVTCDAFGTHYSLEGITNDTVASKEDYMSSLKYYFDCIMAPFKPNVLDAVKKVQDLDLQMILTGHGPVLIDNPQEIIHLYKEWATETNPNSKKTVIIPYVSAYGYTKMIADKITEGIKAFGDIDVRLYDMVYDDTAKVLDEMYWADGILFGTPTMVGEALKPIWDLTTAIFAKTHGKKIASAFGSYGWSGEGVPNIMERLKQLNMKLYGEGLKIRFKPNDAQLQEAFEFGYGFGASVLAGKIVENVKPSSAPKKVWKCLVCGAEIEGEEPPESCPVCGVGPDQFTALEVSDTSFVSDKAERFVIIGNGAAGTTACEEIRKRNKTCSIEIISSENVIGYNRPMLTKGILSEVDPINFYIKPEEWYREKNITLTLGTTVKEIKKETKELVLENGETRVYDKLILATGADSFIPPIKGAGQEGVFAIRTLEGVNQLQKFLQTVEKTVIIGGGILGLEAAWELKKAGKEVTVIEMAPVIMGRQLDERGSALLTAAAEKSGIKVVTGVGIEEISGDGKAAGVKMADGTLVEAELVILSTGVRQNIELAKVIGIEADRSIKVNEKMETSAENIYACGDCAEFNGVNYAIWGQAVEMGKAAGINAVGDEYQYEAFVPSNAFSGMGTTLFAVGDNGKDPSKVYKTFEVYDGAKNTYEKLYFVNNRFCGGILMGDVSKSAKLLEGYKNQDPITKFL; translated from the coding sequence ATGAAGACAAAACAATTAAAAGAGGATCTATTCTGGGTAGGAAATCAAGATCCTGACTTAAGAATATTCGATATCATCATGTACACCGAATTCGGTACTTCCTATAATTCCTATGTTCTGAAGGGTTCGGAAAAAAGTATGGTTTTTGAAACCTCCAAGGCAAAGTTCTCTGAGGATTACCTGGAGAAGCTCACGGGGATCATTCCTTTGAATGAAATCGACTATATTATCGTGAGTCACACAGAGCCGGATCACAGTGGGACTATTGAAAAGCTTTTGGAGATCAATCCAAAACTGAAACTTGTCGGTACGTCGGCAGCGATCAACTTTATGAAGGAGATCTGCAACAAGGACTTCAATAGTGTAATTGTAAAAGATGGGGACAAGCTTTCCCTTGGAAATAAGACACTGAAGTTCATCAGTGCTCCCAATTTGCACTGGCCGGATACCATGTTCACCTTTGTTGAAGAGGATGGAATTTTGGTGACCTGCGATGCCTTTGGCACCCACTACTCGCTGGAAGGGATCACCAATGATACCGTCGCAAGCAAAGAAGATTACATGAGTTCTCTGAAATACTATTTTGACTGCATCATGGCACCGTTTAAACCCAACGTCCTGGACGCGGTCAAGAAGGTGCAGGATCTGGATCTCCAGATGATTCTTACCGGACACGGTCCGGTGCTCATTGACAATCCGCAGGAAATCATTCATTTATACAAGGAATGGGCGACGGAAACCAATCCGAATTCTAAGAAAACAGTTATTATCCCTTATGTGAGCGCCTACGGTTATACGAAGATGATTGCAGACAAGATTACGGAAGGGATAAAAGCCTTCGGGGATATTGATGTAAGGCTTTACGATATGGTCTATGATGATACGGCAAAGGTTTTGGACGAGATGTATTGGGCAGATGGAATCCTATTTGGCACGCCTACCATGGTTGGAGAAGCACTGAAGCCGATCTGGGATCTGACAACGGCGATCTTTGCTAAGACACATGGCAAGAAAATTGCGTCAGCCTTCGGTTCTTATGGATGGAGTGGAGAAGGTGTTCCCAATATTATGGAACGGCTGAAGCAGCTGAATATGAAGCTTTACGGAGAAGGCCTGAAAATCAGATTCAAACCAAATGATGCGCAGCTTCAGGAGGCTTTCGAATTTGGCTATGGCTTCGGAGCATCCGTATTGGCAGGCAAGATTGTTGAAAATGTAAAACCCTCCAGTGCTCCCAAGAAAGTATGGAAATGCCTTGTTTGCGGTGCAGAGATTGAAGGAGAAGAACCACCGGAATCCTGCCCCGTTTGCGGTGTTGGACCGGATCAATTTACGGCGCTTGAAGTTTCTGATACTTCCTTTGTATCCGATAAAGCGGAGCGCTTTGTGATCATCGGAAACGGAGCAGCAGGAACTACAGCCTGTGAAGAAATCCGAAAGAGAAATAAAACGTGCAGTATTGAGATCATATCCAGTGAGAATGTCATCGGATACAACAGACCGATGCTGACAAAGGGCATTTTGTCCGAGGTGGATCCCATTAACTTTTATATCAAGCCCGAGGAATGGTATCGGGAAAAGAATATTACCTTGACCCTTGGTACCACTGTAAAAGAGATTAAGAAGGAAACCAAGGAGCTGGTACTGGAAAACGGAGAGACCAGAGTCTATGACAAGCTGATTCTTGCCACAGGAGCAGATTCTTTCATCCCTCCGATCAAGGGTGCGGGACAGGAAGGCGTTTTTGCAATCCGTACACTGGAAGGCGTTAATCAATTGCAGAAATTCCTGCAGACCGTAGAGAAAACCGTTATAATCGGCGGAGGCATTCTGGGTCTGGAGGCTGCATGGGAGCTGAAGAAGGCAGGAAAAGAGGTCACGGTCATCGAAATGGCCCCCGTTATTATGGGTAGACAGCTGGATGAAAGAGGCTCTGCACTTTTGACAGCGGCAGCTGAGAAATCAGGAATAAAAGTCGTCACTGGTGTTGGAATCGAAGAAATATCAGGAGACGGAAAAGCAGCCGGCGTGAAAATGGCTGACGGAACCTTAGTTGAAGCTGAGCTTGTCATCCTCTCCACAGGAGTTCGCCAGAACATCGAGCTGGCCAAAGTCATCGGCATTGAAGCAGATCGTTCCATCAAGGTCAATGAGAAGATGGAGACCAGTGCAGAGAATATCTACGCCTGCGGGGACTGCGCAGAATTCAACGGAGTCAATTATGCAATCTGGGGCCAGGCAGTTGAGATGGGTAAGGCAGCCGGCATCAACGCTGTTGGAGACGAATATCAATATGAGGCTTTTGTACCGTCAAATGCGTTCAGCGGCATGGGAACTACCCTATTTGCCGTCGGTGACAACGGGAAAGATCCTTCCAAGGTCTACAAGACATTTGAAGTTTATGACGGCGCCAAAAATACCTATGAGAAACTGTATTTTGTCAATAACAGATTCTGCGGAGGCATCCTGATGGGGGATGTGTCCAAGTCGGCAAAATTGCTGGAAGGATATAAAAACCAAGATCCTATTACAAAATTCCTATAG
- a CDS encoding EAL domain-containing protein, which translates to MNIMKDKKTKKMIAILVISSLFLIVSELIISQMISTDFSMLMQNQRQSSVSKMVHMAYNTIEPILDDMRRGMLDKTEAREEIINLVRKMTYEDEYGKNYIFMSSYDGVMLVQPFENRKEGSYQWDLQDVNGKYIIRELVKAAKETPSGAYVSYHYYMPEENRVEEKLSYVMGIPEIDAYIGTGMYPESAYRELEKVLKIQRYGFLFITISVIIAAAIYIRILITANDRLSVEIQERMYAESNIRTVFDSIHDTVMIHDKDGVILQANKRAGSLFGIPVDRITDYSIPQLCADGYEADEKLQQADTLEMASMVFEWKFKRPNDGNTFDGEVALRKSIWSGDEVIVSVIRDISERKKHEDDIRYLAYCDYLTSLYNRVYIMNELRKEFDAADDEGVSGAILFIDLDNFKKINDSFGHFFGDEVLVELAERLRELANPNLIPARIGGDEFVILYHNADSAKAALAAENVLSAFRKPIMLRETPVHITCSIGISLFPDDGRSVEDLFKKADLALYSAKDKGKDSFCFYEEILSLELQFKSEMEEQMRLAFTNGEFALHFQPMFDIKSRSIKGYEALIRWNSIKYGSVSPEVMIPLAEEIGMIKQIGDWVIDKSFAFAQQTQLQGLYISCNVSSIQLSQNDFVENVLAKYDQYKLQKGSIALEITESCLVESFGEASQKLTSLREKGILIYLDDFGTGYSSLNYLKNLPADIIKIDKCFIDEIANSGVDSKILKTIISLVHDMGIKTVAEGVETEDQLHFLETCGCDLIQGYLISKPIPEAQVRAELGL; encoded by the coding sequence ATGAACATTATGAAGGATAAGAAAACGAAAAAAATGATCGCTATCCTTGTGATTAGCTCGCTTTTTTTAATCGTTTCTGAATTGATCATATCACAAATGATCAGTACTGACTTTTCTATGTTGATGCAAAACCAGCGTCAAAGCTCGGTCAGCAAAATGGTTCATATGGCCTACAACACAATCGAGCCGATTCTCGATGACATGCGCCGCGGAATGCTGGACAAGACAGAGGCCAGAGAAGAAATCATAAATCTTGTTCGCAAAATGACCTACGAGGATGAGTACGGAAAAAATTACATATTTATGAGTTCTTATGATGGCGTAATGCTGGTGCAGCCCTTTGAAAACAGAAAAGAAGGATCCTATCAATGGGATCTACAGGATGTAAATGGTAAATATATCATTCGGGAGCTTGTGAAAGCTGCTAAGGAGACACCATCCGGTGCTTATGTCTCCTATCATTACTATATGCCGGAAGAAAACCGTGTGGAGGAAAAGTTGTCATATGTAATGGGCATTCCGGAAATAGATGCCTATATCGGCACGGGAATGTACCCTGAGAGCGCATATAGGGAGCTTGAAAAAGTGTTGAAAATTCAGCGATATGGGTTTCTTTTCATCACGATCAGTGTGATTATTGCTGCGGCAATATATATTCGTATTTTAATTACAGCCAACGACAGACTTTCTGTTGAGATTCAGGAAAGGATGTATGCGGAAAGCAATATTAGGACCGTCTTTGACTCAATCCATGATACTGTAATGATTCATGACAAAGATGGAGTGATCCTCCAGGCAAACAAAAGAGCGGGCTCTTTATTTGGGATACCGGTAGATCGAATCACGGATTACAGCATTCCGCAGCTCTGCGCGGATGGTTATGAGGCCGATGAAAAGCTGCAGCAAGCGGATACTCTTGAGATGGCATCCATGGTCTTCGAATGGAAATTCAAACGGCCTAACGATGGCAATACCTTTGATGGAGAGGTAGCTTTGAGAAAAAGTATCTGGTCGGGTGACGAAGTAATCGTTTCTGTGATCAGAGATATCAGTGAGCGAAAAAAGCATGAGGATGATATCAGATATCTGGCATATTGTGATTACCTGACTTCACTTTATAATCGTGTATATATCATGAATGAACTGAGAAAGGAATTTGATGCTGCTGATGATGAAGGAGTAAGTGGAGCTATCCTGTTCATAGACCTTGATAATTTTAAGAAGATTAATGACAGCTTTGGCCACTTCTTTGGCGATGAAGTCTTGGTTGAACTTGCAGAGAGGCTTAGGGAGCTTGCAAATCCTAATCTGATTCCGGCAAGGATTGGTGGCGATGAATTTGTTATCTTATATCATAATGCTGACAGCGCCAAAGCGGCCTTGGCGGCAGAGAATGTTCTTTCGGCGTTCCGAAAGCCGATCATGCTACGAGAAACACCCGTACATATCACGTGCAGTATTGGTATCAGTCTCTTTCCTGACGATGGGCGATCCGTGGAGGATTTATTTAAGAAGGCTGACCTTGCGCTTTACAGTGCGAAGGACAAAGGAAAGGACAGTTTCTGTTTTTATGAAGAGATATTAAGCCTTGAGCTGCAATTCAAAAGTGAAATGGAAGAGCAGATGCGGCTTGCCTTTACAAATGGTGAATTTGCGCTTCACTTCCAGCCAATGTTTGACATTAAAAGCCGGAGCATTAAGGGCTATGAGGCACTGATTCGCTGGAACAGTATAAAATATGGATCTGTTTCTCCTGAAGTGATGATTCCTCTGGCGGAGGAAATCGGGATGATCAAGCAAATTGGAGATTGGGTTATTGACAAATCGTTTGCCTTCGCACAACAAACCCAGTTACAGGGACTCTACATTTCCTGCAATGTTTCGTCGATTCAATTGTCACAGAATGACTTTGTGGAGAATGTGCTTGCAAAATATGATCAATATAAGTTGCAGAAAGGCAGTATTGCATTGGAAATCACAGAATCATGCTTAGTAGAATCCTTTGGTGAAGCATCTCAGAAGCTGACTTCTCTCAGGGAAAAAGGGATCCTTATCTATCTTGATGATTTTGGTACGGGATATTCTTCTCTAAATTATTTAAAAAACCTCCCCGCTGACATTATAAAAATTGATAAATGCTTTATTGATGAAATCGCAAATTCCGGAGTGGATAGCAAGATTCTTAAGACCATAATCTCTCTTGTTCATGATATGGGGATTAAAACGGTAGCGGAGGGCGTGGAAACAGAAGACCAGCTTCATTTCCTGGAAACCTGCGGCTGTGATTTGATACAGGGTTATTTGATCAGCAAACCAATTCCTGAAGCTCAGGTTCGTGCGGAATTGGGGCTATGA
- the spoIIID gene encoding sporulation transcriptional regulator SpoIIID, with protein MKDYIEERVLELARYILETNSTVRAAAKKFRVSKSTVHKDITERLLEINPGLAHEVKTVLDNNKAERHIRGGLATQQKYKGR; from the coding sequence ATGAAGGATTACATAGAAGAGCGGGTTCTGGAGCTCGCTAGGTACATACTTGAAACAAATTCCACGGTTAGAGCGGCCGCTAAAAAGTTTCGGGTATCTAAATCCACAGTCCATAAGGATATTACCGAAAGGCTGCTTGAGATAAATCCAGGGCTTGCCCATGAAGTCAAGACTGTTTTAGATAATAACAAGGCGGAGCGTCATATCCGTGGCGGTCTTGCCACACAGCAGAAATATAAAGGACGGTAA
- the argC gene encoding N-acetyl-gamma-glutamyl-phosphate reductase: protein MAYKIFIDGQEGTTGLKIHNRLKSRADLTIQTIAEADRKEPEARLKMIQNADISFLCLPDAAAREIAALAGESSRILDTSTAHRTNQHWDYGMPELDKNQRTLIQKSNRIAVPGCHATGFISLVKPLIQYGIADAGYPFVCHSLTGYSGAGKNMIAQYESEGRNKELNSPRQYGLDQNHKHLPEMIAMTGIEYAPAFHPVIADYYCGMLITVPLHTRLLAKKMSPSILQQVFAEHYQDQPLITVKEFGEKPEDGFMAAGSLAETDGMEIYLCGHAEQITLMARYDNLGKGASGAAIQCMNIMLNLPETTGLVLHS, encoded by the coding sequence ATGGCATATAAAATATTTATTGACGGTCAAGAGGGAACCACAGGTTTGAAGATACATAACAGGCTGAAAAGCAGAGCAGATCTTACAATACAAACAATTGCCGAAGCGGATAGGAAAGAGCCTGAAGCCCGTCTTAAAATGATACAAAATGCAGATATATCCTTCCTGTGTCTGCCGGATGCAGCAGCAAGAGAAATAGCTGCTCTTGCAGGAGAAAGCAGCAGAATCTTGGATACTTCTACGGCTCATCGAACGAATCAGCATTGGGATTATGGAATGCCCGAACTGGATAAGAACCAAAGAACTCTTATCCAAAAATCAAATCGTATCGCAGTACCAGGCTGTCATGCTACCGGATTCATTTCTCTGGTAAAGCCGTTGATACAGTACGGAATTGCAGACGCTGGATACCCGTTTGTCTGTCACTCTTTGACAGGATACAGCGGCGCGGGAAAAAACATGATCGCCCAGTATGAGTCAGAGGGCAGGAATAAAGAGCTCAACTCTCCAAGGCAGTATGGACTGGATCAAAATCACAAACATTTACCCGAAATGATCGCCATGACAGGAATTGAATACGCTCCGGCATTTCATCCAGTTATAGCAGATTATTATTGTGGAATGCTGATTACCGTGCCGCTTCACACAAGACTCCTGGCAAAGAAAATGAGCCCGTCGATACTGCAGCAGGTGTTTGCAGAACATTATCAAGACCAGCCTCTCATTACAGTGAAGGAATTCGGGGAAAAGCCCGAAGATGGCTTTATGGCTGCGGGATCGCTTGCGGAAACTGATGGGATGGAAATTTATCTATGCGGTCATGCAGAGCAGATCACTTTGATGGCCCGATATGATAATCTCGGCAAAGGCGCTTCCGGCGCAGCAATCCAATGCATGAATATTATGCTGAACCTGCCTGAAACCACAGGGCTCGTTCTTCATTCATAA
- the argJ gene encoding bifunctional glutamate N-acetyltransferase/amino-acid acetyltransferase ArgJ, with product MNTGFIEGGICAPKGFQASGVHCGIRGNTSKNDLSLILSDVMCSAAAVYTKNKVKGAPLLITKEHLDDGKAIAVICNSGNANTCAPNGIEIAVKTCELLAEKLEVKPEDIIVASTGVIGQPMSMEPFEKGIPEAIKKLSDNGSEEAAFGIMTTDTVKKEFAVKFELGGKECKIGGIAKGSGMIHPNMATMLCFLTTDAAIAPELLHKALSADILDTFNQLSVDGDTSTNDMVSIMANGMAGNVLIEREGEDFNVFCAALNQVTSAIVKALAKDGEGAGKLLECTVTGAPDKETARTISKSVITSSLFKAAMFGEDANWGRVLCAIGYADAEFDINKVDVSLASAKGKVDVCKGAAYNEYSEDEASVILKEDEISILVSLNQGEAEAKAWGCDLTYSYVEINGSYRS from the coding sequence ATGAATACAGGATTTATAGAGGGCGGAATCTGTGCGCCCAAAGGCTTTCAAGCGTCCGGAGTCCACTGTGGAATCCGAGGCAACACCTCGAAGAATGATTTGTCACTTATTTTAAGTGATGTTATGTGCAGCGCTGCTGCTGTCTATACTAAGAACAAGGTAAAGGGTGCACCGCTGCTGATTACAAAGGAGCATCTGGATGACGGAAAAGCGATTGCGGTCATCTGCAACAGCGGAAACGCAAATACCTGCGCACCCAACGGAATCGAGATTGCGGTAAAGACCTGCGAATTGCTGGCCGAAAAGCTGGAGGTAAAGCCTGAGGATATCATCGTGGCATCGACCGGGGTCATAGGCCAGCCCATGAGCATGGAACCCTTTGAAAAAGGAATCCCGGAAGCGATCAAAAAGCTCAGTGATAACGGTTCGGAAGAGGCAGCCTTCGGTATTATGACGACGGACACCGTGAAAAAAGAGTTTGCAGTCAAATTCGAGCTAGGCGGAAAAGAATGCAAAATAGGTGGTATCGCCAAGGGCAGCGGCATGATCCATCCCAATATGGCGACAATGCTTTGCTTCCTGACGACAGACGCGGCTATCGCTCCTGAACTTCTTCATAAAGCACTGTCTGCAGACATTCTGGATACGTTCAACCAGCTGAGTGTTGACGGTGATACCTCCACCAACGATATGGTATCCATCATGGCGAACGGAATGGCAGGCAATGTGCTCATTGAGAGAGAGGGAGAGGACTTCAATGTTTTCTGCGCCGCACTGAACCAGGTTACCTCTGCAATAGTCAAAGCGCTGGCAAAAGACGGCGAAGGTGCAGGGAAGCTCCTTGAATGCACCGTTACAGGAGCACCTGATAAGGAGACTGCGCGGACAATCTCCAAATCAGTCATTACTTCCAGCCTGTTTAAAGCTGCCATGTTTGGCGAAGATGCCAATTGGGGCAGAGTCCTTTGCGCCATTGGATATGCAGATGCAGAATTTGATATTAATAAAGTTGATGTTTCTTTGGCATCAGCCAAAGGTAAAGTGGATGTATGCAAAGGAGCCGCATACAACGAATACAGCGAAGATGAGGCTTCGGTGATCTTAAAGGAAGACGAGATCAGCATCCTCGTATCACTCAATCAGGGTGAAGCCGAGGCAAAGGCATGGGGCTGTGATCTGACGTACAGCTATGTGGAGATTAACGGCAGTTATCGGTCATAA